A window of the Henckelia pumila isolate YLH828 chromosome 3, ASM3356847v2, whole genome shotgun sequence genome harbors these coding sequences:
- the LOC140890204 gene encoding uncharacterized protein: MEIMRETLGILSTSDDTPVVSITLFVTLLCTCIVIGHLLEENRWMNESITSLIIEQEQILSGVRVVWPFLMIGSSAFQAVLSILKESVFLNAATQLKVFIDTPFVTWKCIVCQFGNLFHCGFIEYRFCLDKAPKFSKRNEST; encoded by the exons ATGGAAATTATGCGAGAGACCCTGGGTATTTTGTCAACATCTGACGACACTCCAGTGGTTTCAATTACCTTATTTGTCACACTCCTGTGCACATGTATAGTGATTGGTCATTTGCTGGAGGAAAATCGTTGGATGAATGAGTCTATCACCTCACTCATAATT GAACAAGAGCAAATCCTCTCTGGAGTCAGAGTAGTGTGGCCCTTTTTGATGATAGGGTCAAGTGCTTTCCAAGCAGTTCTTTCTATTCTCAAG GAATCTGTTTTCCTCAATGCAGCAACCCAACTCAAG GTGTTTATCGACACACCGTTTGTGACTTGGAAGTGCATTGTATGCCAATTTGGGAATCTTTTTCATTGTGGGTTTATCGAATACCGTTTTTGCCTGGACAAAGCTCCCAAATTCAGTAAAAGGAATGAAAGTACATGA
- the LOC140892629 gene encoding transcription factor bHLH94-like codes for MALDSVVFRRNPFSYGCQDYDFNINIESINQDTKPSADIIMNNVEKCDVKYSTEYLYSTSPAEGSRRRRSRSRSLKNREEMEKQRMTHIAVERNRRRLMNDYLTVLRSLMPPSYAQRGDQASIVGGAINFVKELEQRVQYLEGQRLQMAAAGSSGGGLIFSQFFMLPQYSTRNNINGVADIEVTMAESHANVKISISDYRRRPKQLAKMVAAFHSIRLTILHLNVTTVHPSVLYSFSVKVEDECPLSTVNEIATAVHEMIQDI; via the exons atgGCTTTAGACTCTGTCGTTTTCCGGCGAAACCCTTTCAGTTATGGCTGCCAAGATTATGATTTCAACATTAACATCGAATCCATAAACCAAGACACTAAGCCAAGTGCCGACATTATCATGAATAACGTAGAAAAATGTGATGTAAAGTATTCCACCGAATACTTATATAGTACTAGTCCAGCAGAGGGCAGCAGGCGGCGGCGGAGCAGGAGCAGGAGCTTGAAGAACAGGGAAGAAATGGAGAAGCAGAGGATGACTCATATTGCGGTGGAGAGGAATCGCCGACGACTCATGAATGACTACCTCACCGTCCTCCGCTCCTTGATGCCTCCTTCATACGCTCAAAgg gGAGATCAAGCATCAATAGTGGGTGGAGCCATAAATTTCGTGAAGGAGCTGGAGCAACGAGTCCAATATCTGGAGGGGCAGAGGCTGCAAATGGCCGCAGCAGGCAGCAGTGGCGGAGGATTAATATTCTCCCAATTTTTCATGCTCCCTCAGTACTCGACGAGGAATAATATTAATGGTGTGGCCGATATCGAGGTGACGATGGCGGAGAGCCACGCCAACGTCAAAATATCGATATCAGATTATCGGCGACGCCCAAAACAACTGGCCAAAATGGTGGCCGCATTTCACTCCATCCGCCTCACCATTCTCCACCTCAATGTCACCACCGTCCATCCTTCCGTGCTATACTCTTTCAGTGTCAAG GTGGAAGATGAGTGCCCGCTGAGCACAGTCAATGAGATAGCCACGGCGGTGCATGAAATGATTCAAGATATATGA
- the LOC140891193 gene encoding homeobox-leucine zipper protein ATHB-16-like: MKRLGSSDSLSALMSTDELNQESEGIYSREFRTMLEGLDEEGCVEEEAGHGHGHVSEKKRRLTVDQVKALEKSFEVENKLEPERKVKLAKEIGLQPRQVAVWFQNRRARYKTKQLERDYGILKANFDNLKHNYDTLQTDNQALLKQIQELKCKLSGDIVKSERRVSVVKEEAMVLSDSEQKNNLESREKCGAEADFQEKVSSFLDFKDGSSDSTDSSAILSEENNSPRDQFLEIQKGSSSTVVGDESCKKAIKTSFIGDKKWIQQQQFVKVEEYNFLGEDHDQSCSSLFSDEQAPTLHWYCSDHWN; the protein is encoded by the exons ATGAAGAGACTTGGCAGCTCTGATTCTTTGAGTGCTTTGATGTCTACAG ATGAACTAAATCAAGAAAGCGAGGGCATTTACAGCAGGGAGTTTCGTACCATGTTGGAGGGGTTAGATGAGGAAGGTTGCGTGGAAGAAGAAGCTGGCCATGGTCATGGCCATGTTTCAGAGAAGAAGAGGAGATTAACGGTGGATCAAGTGAAGGCTTTGGAGAAGAGTTTTGAGGTTGAAAATAAGCTTGAGCCAGAGAGGAAAGTTAAGCTGGCCAAAGAAATTGGACTGCAGCCTCGGCAGGTTGCTGTTTGGTTCCAGAATCGGCGGGCCAGGTATAAAACCAAGCAATTGGAAAGAGATTATGGGATTCTTAAAGCCAATTTTGATAATCTCAAGCATAATTATGATACTCTTCAGACTGATAATCAAGCCTTACTTAAACAG ATTCAGGAGTTGAAATGTAAGCTAAGTGGAGATATTGTTAAAAGTGAGAGAAGAGTTAGCGTGGTGAAAGAAGAGGCAATGGTACTGTCTGATAGTGAACAAAAGAACAATCTTGAAAGCCGTGAAAAATGTGGTGCTGAAGCTGATTTTCAGGAGAAGGTGTCATCATTTCTTGATTTCAAAGATGGATCTTCGGACAGTACCGACTCAAGTGCAATCTTGAGTGAAGAAAACAACAGCCCACGTgatcaatttttggaaattcagAAGGGATCCAGTAGTACTGTTGTTGGAGATGAATCTTGTAAAAAGGCAATTAAAACAAGTTTTATTGGAGACAAGAAATGGATTCAGCAGCAGCAGTTTGTGAAAGTGGAGGAGTACAATTTCTTGGGTGAGGATCATGATCAGTCTTGCAGCAGTTTGTTTTCTGATGAACAAGCTCCCACCCTCCATTGGTACTGCTCTGATCACTGGAATtga